One Nocardia sp. BMG111209 DNA segment encodes these proteins:
- a CDS encoding MFS transporter → MAVVAPARTTVTAPDPGVPMSHRQIMEALSGLLLGLFVTILSSTIVSNALPTIIADLHASQTVYTWVITGTLLSMTITTPIWGKLADLVSKKLLIQIALAIFVIGSAIAGQAHNSAMLIGARVVQGLGAGGLSALVQVIMAAMISPRERGRYSGYTGAVFALATVGGPLIGGLIVDTSWLGWRWCFYVGVPFAVLALVVLQKTLHLPVVKRKVKIDWLGATLISGAASLLLLWVSFAGNKYDWLSWQTAAMLGGAVVLAVAFVLAETVASEPIVPLRLFRIRTLSLSTLASLFIGVAMFGATTFLGQYFQLARGDSPTKAGLMTLPMIAGLAVASTISGRVVSTTGRWKNILVLGAVLMTVGYGMLSMVRYDTSYWEVGIYMLCVGAGLGMTMQNLVLCVQNQVRPQELGVASSTVSFFRSLGGALGVSALGALLGTRVTEYVKDGLANIGVHALGSDGSIPKLSALPAPIRAVVQDAYGHGIGNVFLFVTPCVLIAVIVILFIKEVPLRTSNSQEPVVAAASVPDVPVHGRHAQRPGSQPVAGVVGNRVAAPAHTAAPARESLHSGTIRGFVRNGGTPVPRAALTLIDVGGRQIGRATTGDDGRYILSVPDTGSYVLITAAEDHDPQAATVVVHGGPVDFDVTLAGSGGLTGVVRSVDGAPVEGAMAVVTDGRGEVVAVGTTDIDGGFVFRGVNAGVYTLAVGAAGYRPSAAPVEVGSGPSRLEVELLPGLRVHGTIRAAGRGPVPDARVALFDAAGHVVGTTTTGPDGEYDFTGLPDGRFTVTASGYPVVASGIELTGPGDDPHDLWLAHPAG, encoded by the coding sequence ATGGCAGTCGTAGCACCGGCCCGGACGACGGTGACGGCACCCGATCCGGGTGTCCCGATGTCGCATCGGCAGATCATGGAAGCGTTGTCGGGGTTGCTGCTCGGCCTGTTCGTGACGATTCTGTCGTCCACCATCGTGTCGAACGCGCTGCCGACGATCATCGCCGATCTGCACGCGAGCCAGACCGTGTACACCTGGGTGATCACCGGGACGTTGCTCTCGATGACGATCACCACCCCGATCTGGGGCAAGCTCGCCGACCTGGTGAGCAAGAAGCTCCTGATCCAGATCGCCCTGGCGATCTTCGTCATCGGCTCGGCCATCGCCGGTCAGGCGCACAATTCCGCGATGCTCATCGGGGCCCGGGTCGTGCAGGGGCTCGGCGCCGGCGGGCTCAGCGCGCTGGTGCAGGTGATCATGGCGGCGATGATCTCGCCACGCGAGCGCGGCCGCTACTCCGGATATACCGGCGCGGTATTCGCCCTGGCCACGGTCGGCGGCCCGCTCATCGGCGGTCTCATCGTCGACACCTCGTGGCTCGGCTGGCGGTGGTGTTTCTACGTCGGCGTGCCGTTCGCCGTCCTCGCGCTGGTCGTCCTGCAGAAGACGCTGCATCTCCCGGTGGTCAAGCGGAAGGTGAAGATCGACTGGCTCGGCGCGACGCTGATCTCCGGGGCGGCCTCATTGCTGCTGCTCTGGGTCTCGTTCGCCGGCAACAAGTACGACTGGTTGTCCTGGCAGACCGCCGCGATGCTCGGGGGCGCGGTCGTCCTCGCGGTGGCGTTCGTCCTGGCGGAGACCGTCGCGAGCGAGCCGATCGTGCCGCTACGGCTGTTCCGGATCCGCACCCTGTCGCTGTCCACGCTGGCCAGCCTGTTCATCGGCGTCGCGATGTTCGGTGCGACGACCTTCCTCGGCCAGTACTTCCAGCTGGCCCGCGGCGACTCGCCGACCAAGGCGGGCCTCATGACGCTGCCGATGATCGCCGGCCTGGCCGTCGCGTCGACGATCTCCGGGCGCGTGGTGAGCACCACCGGACGCTGGAAGAACATCCTGGTGCTCGGTGCCGTGCTGATGACCGTCGGTTACGGGATGCTCAGCATGGTGCGTTACGACACCTCCTACTGGGAGGTCGGGATCTACATGCTCTGCGTCGGCGCGGGCCTGGGCATGACCATGCAGAACCTGGTGCTGTGCGTGCAGAACCAGGTCCGGCCGCAGGAACTCGGCGTCGCCAGCTCGACCGTCTCGTTCTTCCGCTCGCTCGGCGGCGCGCTCGGTGTGTCGGCGCTCGGCGCGTTGCTGGGCACCCGGGTCACCGAGTACGTGAAGGACGGACTCGCGAACATCGGCGTGCACGCCCTCGGCAGCGACGGCTCGATCCCGAAGCTGTCCGCCCTGCCCGCCCCGATCCGCGCGGTCGTCCAGGACGCCTACGGTCACGGCATCGGCAACGTGTTCTTGTTCGTCACGCCGTGCGTCCTGATCGCGGTGATCGTGATCCTGTTCATCAAGGAGGTGCCGCTGCGCACGTCCAACAGCCAGGAGCCGGTGGTCGCCGCCGCGTCCGTACCGGACGTCCCGGTGCACGGCCGGCACGCCCAGCGCCCGGGGTCGCAGCCGGTCGCCGGCGTCGTCGGCAACCGGGTCGCCGCGCCGGCGCATACCGCCGCGCCGGCGCGAGAGTCGTTGCACAGCGGCACGATTCGCGGTTTCGTCCGCAACGGTGGCACTCCGGTACCCCGTGCCGCGCTGACGCTGATCGACGTCGGCGGGCGCCAGATCGGCCGGGCGACCACCGGTGACGACGGACGGTACATCCTGTCCGTTCCCGACACCGGCAGCTACGTGCTGATCACCGCGGCGGAGGATCACGACCCGCAGGCCGCGACCGTCGTGGTCCACGGCGGTCCGGTCGACTTCGACGTGACGCTCGCCGGTTCCGGCGGCCTCACCGGAGTCGTCCGCAGCGTGGACGGTGCCCCCGTCGAGGGCGCGATGGCCGTGGTCACGGACGGACGTGGTGAGGTCGTCGCCGTCGGCACGACCGATATCGACGGTGGTTTCGTCTTCCGGGGGGTGAACGCCGGCGTCTACACACTCGCGGTCGGCGCCGCCGGCTACCGGCCGAGCGCCGCGCCGGTCGAGGTCGGCAGCGGCCCGAGCCGGCTCGAGGTCGAACTACTGCCCGGCCTGCGGGTCCACGGCACGATCCGGGCCGCGGGCCGCGGGCCGGTTCCGGACGCACGGGTCGCGCTGTTCGACGCGGCCGGGCACGTGGTCGGCACGACGACCACCGGCCCGGACGGCGAGTACGACTTCACCGGCCTGCCCGACGGCCGGTTCACCGTCACAGCCAGCGGATATCCGGTGGTGGCGAGCGGCATCGAGCTGACCGGTCCGGGCGACGACCCGCACGACCTGTGGCTCGCCCACCCGGCCGGATGA
- a CDS encoding zinc-binding dehydrogenase, with amino-acid sequence MRAVVLRDNRLEVRETDDPVAGPGELLIRPLSAALCASDVHYMDHPDSAPRFVWDAGRDTVMGHEFIGEVVGHGPGGSENFPLGARVTSMPLLLGTGQPHVIGHDPDAPGAFGELMRVSEMMSRLVPDGIPDDAVAVVDAFAVGEYYVRISGIALGELPLVVGAGAIGLSAVAALKSRGIEHIIVADYSPARLAYARTFGATVLVNPAERSPYDVWREVARSTGATWPQVIFECAGAPGLIQNIIDSCEFGTRIFAAGSWTGADTMLIPAAMHQGLAMQFGGGPHPQDWYGTLDAVTGGRLDPLPAIGRTIGLDEVPDALDQLRKGQGPPRVVVHPTSR; translated from the coding sequence ATGCGTGCAGTCGTCCTGCGGGACAATCGGTTGGAGGTCCGGGAAACCGACGATCCGGTGGCCGGGCCGGGTGAGTTGCTCATCCGTCCGCTCAGTGCCGCACTGTGCGCCTCCGACGTGCATTACATGGACCATCCCGACAGCGCGCCCCGGTTCGTCTGGGATGCCGGCCGCGACACCGTCATGGGTCACGAATTCATCGGCGAGGTCGTCGGTCACGGTCCCGGCGGCTCCGAGAACTTTCCCCTCGGCGCTCGGGTCACCAGCATGCCCCTGCTGTTGGGCACCGGGCAGCCGCACGTCATCGGCCACGACCCGGACGCCCCCGGCGCGTTCGGGGAGCTGATGCGGGTCTCGGAGATGATGTCCCGGCTCGTCCCCGACGGCATCCCCGATGACGCGGTCGCCGTGGTCGACGCGTTCGCGGTCGGCGAATACTACGTCCGTATCTCCGGAATCGCCCTGGGCGAACTGCCGCTCGTCGTCGGGGCCGGGGCCATCGGGCTGTCGGCGGTCGCGGCGCTGAAGTCCCGCGGCATCGAGCACATCATCGTCGCCGATTACAGCCCGGCGCGCCTGGCATACGCGCGCACGTTCGGGGCGACGGTCCTGGTGAACCCCGCCGAGCGCTCCCCGTACGACGTGTGGCGCGAAGTCGCCCGGAGCACCGGCGCCACCTGGCCTCAGGTGATCTTCGAATGCGCCGGCGCCCCCGGGCTCATCCAGAACATTATCGACTCCTGCGAATTCGGTACCCGTATCTTCGCCGCCGGTAGCTGGACCGGTGCCGACACCATGCTCATTCCCGCTGCCATGCACCAGGGTCTGGCCATGCAGTTCGGCGGTGGTCCGCACCCGCAGGACTGGTACGGAACCCTCGACGCCGTGACCGGCGGCCGCCTCGACCCCCTTCCTGCCATCGGCAGGACCATCGGCCTCGACGAGGTCCCCGACGCCCTCGACCAGTTGCGCAAAGGACAAGGACCTCCGCGTGTGGTCGTGCATCCGACCTCTCGTTAG
- a CDS encoding nuclear transport factor 2 family protein has translation MTDREDIVDVLVRYATGIDDRDWSLFRTCFTDDARFDYGGIGTWNDPDALTEYMRRSHSGPSLHRLSNFVVDIDADEAVSRTYVDAQVMGPRGFGVVRTFGRYDDRWRRTPDGWRITFRRTRLHGARLPGPLSLIPPTLAHRLLALTARLGTQSAASRHFADEENES, from the coding sequence GTGACCGACCGTGAGGACATCGTCGACGTGCTGGTGCGCTATGCGACGGGTATCGACGACCGCGACTGGTCGCTGTTTCGCACGTGCTTCACCGACGACGCACGGTTCGACTACGGCGGCATCGGAACCTGGAACGATCCCGATGCGCTCACCGAGTACATGCGCAGATCGCACTCCGGGCCGTCGCTGCACCGACTGTCCAATTTCGTCGTCGACATCGACGCCGACGAGGCTGTGTCACGCACCTATGTCGACGCACAGGTGATGGGTCCCCGCGGGTTCGGGGTCGTGCGCACCTTCGGCCGGTACGACGATCGGTGGCGGCGAACCCCCGATGGATGGCGAATTACGTTCCGCCGGACACGCTTACACGGTGCGCGGCTTCCCGGCCCGTTGAGCCTGATCCCACCGACGCTCGCCCACCGGCTGCTGGCACTGACAGCACGCCTGGGCACGCAGAGTGCCGCGTCCCGGCACTTCGCTGACGAGGAGAACGAGAGCTGA
- a CDS encoding SDR family NAD(P)-dependent oxidoreductase, translated as MNASATPAFREKYGPWALVAGASDGVGAAFAETIARHGVDVVLLARREEVLRQVAEGIRSRTGRRARAVTIDLSTADAVDSIVDATADLDIGLLVYCAGSDADYKPFLENSIAAAAAMLQRNCLVPMQLAHHYGRAMAERGRGGIMVLSSGAAFVGAPNMVAYGATKAFDMIFTEALWCEWRDVGVDVLGVVLGETDTPALRRIRAARGIAGPDEPVPGAAGVDEVVTAAFAALGKGPTCMAGKQIRRGARLIYPIPRGALVRAMAWASRRRL; from the coding sequence ATGAATGCATCCGCGACGCCGGCTTTCCGCGAGAAATACGGGCCTTGGGCCTTGGTCGCGGGCGCGTCCGACGGGGTCGGCGCCGCCTTCGCCGAGACGATCGCCCGCCACGGCGTCGACGTCGTGCTGCTCGCTCGCCGCGAGGAGGTTCTCCGGCAGGTCGCCGAAGGAATTCGGAGCCGTACCGGCCGCCGGGCGCGCGCGGTGACGATCGACCTGTCCACCGCCGATGCCGTCGATTCGATCGTCGACGCCACCGCCGATCTCGACATCGGGTTGCTGGTCTACTGCGCCGGTTCCGATGCCGACTACAAACCGTTCCTGGAAAACTCGATCGCGGCCGCCGCAGCGATGCTGCAACGCAACTGCCTGGTTCCCATGCAGCTGGCACACCACTACGGCCGGGCGATGGCCGAGCGCGGGCGGGGCGGCATCATGGTCCTCAGTTCCGGCGCGGCCTTCGTCGGCGCACCGAACATGGTCGCCTACGGGGCCACCAAAGCCTTCGACATGATCTTCACCGAGGCGTTGTGGTGCGAGTGGCGGGATGTCGGTGTGGACGTGCTGGGCGTCGTCCTCGGCGAGACCGATACGCCCGCGCTGCGCCGCATCCGCGCAGCCCGCGGCATCGCCGGACCCGATGAACCGGTGCCGGGTGCGGCCGGCGTCGATGAGGTGGTGACCGCCGCCTTCGCCGCGTTGGGGAAGGGGCCGACGTGTATGGCGGGCAAGCAGATTCGGCGCGGCGCGCGGCTGATCTACCCGATTCCGCGCGGTGCGCTCGTCCGGGCGATGGCCTGGGCGAGTCGGCGCAGACTGTGA
- a CDS encoding IclR family transcriptional regulator: MADVASPPTARALDVVELLAHADGQAYRLSEIAEVLGLSIATAHNILSTLVDRGWAARDATDKTFTVGPVLDITAAAAGSPRALARRAQSLTVELAARLGCATSVVERSGDDLVITCFQSTDPELSETTTGESYPYSPPFGCAFAAWDTPQEQDAWVERGAAGNEELAQRLRQGLDITRARGFDVDRTTPALAQAIQLVGTLDTSRLPSQVRQLRDQLAEFAALGFLPDPDTKATYEVFSIAVPIFDQRGRVRLNIGVHPLRRMTARQVTAMGKRLLTSVEVLNS, translated from the coding sequence GTGGCCGACGTCGCTTCGCCGCCCACGGCCCGCGCACTGGACGTGGTGGAACTACTCGCTCACGCCGACGGGCAGGCTTATCGACTGTCCGAGATCGCCGAGGTCCTGGGCCTGTCGATCGCCACCGCCCACAACATCTTGTCGACCCTCGTCGACCGTGGCTGGGCCGCACGCGACGCCACCGACAAGACGTTCACCGTCGGCCCGGTCCTCGACATCACCGCCGCCGCGGCAGGTTCGCCACGCGCGTTGGCCCGGCGGGCGCAATCGCTCACCGTCGAGCTCGCCGCGCGCCTGGGCTGCGCCACGTCCGTCGTCGAGCGCAGCGGCGACGATCTCGTGATCACCTGCTTCCAATCGACGGACCCGGAGCTGTCCGAGACCACCACCGGCGAGTCCTACCCGTATTCCCCGCCCTTCGGCTGCGCCTTCGCGGCGTGGGACACCCCGCAGGAACAAGACGCATGGGTCGAGCGCGGCGCGGCGGGAAATGAAGAATTGGCCCAACGGCTGCGCCAGGGACTGGACATCACCCGAGCCCGCGGCTTCGACGTCGACCGCACCACACCCGCACTGGCTCAGGCGATACAGCTGGTCGGGACGCTCGACACCAGCCGGCTGCCCTCGCAGGTCCGCCAACTCCGCGACCAGCTCGCCGAATTCGCCGCGCTCGGCTTCCTGCCCGACCCGGACACCAAGGCCACCTACGAGGTGTTCAGCATCGCCGTGCCCATCTTCGACCAACGGGGACGAGTGCGGCTCAACATCGGCGTACATCCCCTCCGCCGCATGACCGCACGCCAGGTGACCGCGATGGGCAAGCGACTCCTCACCTCGGTCGAGGTGTTGAACTCGTGA
- a CDS encoding SgcJ/EcaC family oxidoreductase → MTDSQPDTDAELAAIHAVVTAVDEAQRHEHADDFLALFHPDAIWTTGAGKFLNGLDEIAEFTRRVLPGSTKDGYATYEIFFVRFIRPDVAAVKVRQRYWSNEGELQSEGSPLYGMTKDDGRWLLTFCQNTPVADH, encoded by the coding sequence ATGACCGACTCGCAGCCGGACACCGATGCCGAACTGGCCGCTATCCACGCCGTCGTCACCGCCGTCGACGAGGCGCAGCGTCATGAGCACGCGGACGACTTCCTCGCGCTCTTCCACCCCGATGCGATCTGGACCACCGGCGCCGGGAAGTTCCTCAACGGCCTGGACGAGATCGCCGAATTCACTCGCAGGGTACTGCCCGGCTCGACGAAGGACGGCTACGCCACCTACGAGATCTTCTTCGTCCGCTTCATCCGTCCGGACGTGGCCGCAGTCAAAGTGCGCCAACGGTATTGGTCCAACGAGGGCGAGCTGCAATCGGAAGGATCACCGCTCTACGGCATGACCAAGGACGACGGTCGCTGGTTGCTCACCTTCTGCCAGAACACCCCGGTCGCAGACCACTGA
- a CDS encoding SDR family NAD(P)-dependent oxidoreductase encodes MSDTRFDGKVAVVTGAGHGLGRQHALLLAARGARVVVNDIGGTVSGTGRDDGPAAAVVREIRDNGGEAVADANTVATAAGGRAIVDTAIARFGRVDIVVNNAGILRDAPFHDMTPDRLDALIDVHLKGAFHVTGPAWAVMREQRYGRVVNTTSAAGLFGAVEKSNYGAAKTGLLGFTRVLAAEGAEHDIKVNAIAPIAATRMLAQALADAAGGADPDTVAMLQAFTDKLDPALVSPVVAFLAHEDCPVSGAVFSAGGGQVARVFLGRAAGYYHPALSIEHVRDHQDEILDTTNYTIPADSGDEIADLFRAMADDAAATGG; translated from the coding sequence ATGAGCGATACGCGGTTCGACGGGAAGGTCGCCGTCGTCACCGGCGCCGGCCATGGTCTCGGCCGGCAGCACGCCCTGCTGCTGGCCGCCCGTGGCGCGCGCGTGGTGGTCAACGATATCGGCGGCACGGTATCGGGGACGGGTCGGGACGACGGCCCGGCCGCCGCCGTGGTCCGCGAGATCCGCGACAACGGAGGTGAAGCGGTGGCCGACGCCAATACCGTCGCCACCGCCGCCGGCGGCCGGGCGATCGTCGACACCGCCATCGCGCGTTTCGGCCGGGTCGACATCGTCGTCAACAACGCCGGAATCCTGCGTGACGCACCGTTTCACGACATGACCCCCGATCGGCTCGACGCACTGATCGACGTTCATTTGAAAGGCGCATTCCACGTGACCGGTCCGGCCTGGGCGGTCATGCGGGAACAGCGTTACGGCCGGGTGGTCAACACCACCTCCGCCGCCGGACTGTTCGGAGCTGTCGAGAAGAGCAATTACGGCGCGGCCAAAACCGGTCTGCTCGGATTCACCCGCGTCCTGGCCGCCGAAGGCGCGGAACACGACATCAAAGTCAACGCGATCGCCCCGATCGCGGCGACCCGCATGCTCGCCCAGGCCTTGGCCGACGCCGCCGGCGGCGCCGACCCGGACACGGTGGCCATGCTCCAGGCGTTCACCGACAAACTCGACCCGGCTCTCGTATCGCCGGTGGTCGCGTTCCTCGCACACGAGGACTGCCCGGTCTCCGGTGCCGTGTTCTCCGCGGGCGGCGGACAGGTCGCGCGGGTGTTCCTCGGCAGAGCCGCGGGCTACTACCACCCCGCGCTGTCGATCGAACACGTTCGCGACCACCAGGACGAGATCCTCGACACGACGAACTACACGATTCCGGCCGATTCCGGTGACGAGATCGCCGACCTGTTCCGTGCCATGGCGGATGACGCGGCGGCCACCGGCGGCTGA